In Rhodothermus marinus DSM 4252, a single genomic region encodes these proteins:
- a CDS encoding LA_3696 family protein, with the protein MAILTVPKVLREKLGDEGVEALINLLNEAAHHERNNLLGIVEERFARRVAETEKRLDNRITEVEARLEQRITEEVAKLDRRITEEVSHLEQRIAAVEVKLDRRIAEVEAKFNGRISKVEAKLDGRIAEVEAKLDSRIAEVEAKLDSRIAEVKVMLSERYASLVRWMFIFWAGQIGVIVALFALLR; encoded by the coding sequence ATGGCAATTCTGACCGTCCCGAAAGTTTTGCGTGAAAAGCTCGGCGACGAAGGTGTCGAGGCGCTCATCAATTTGCTCAACGAGGCGGCCCATCACGAGCGTAACAATCTGCTGGGGATTGTAGAGGAGCGTTTCGCGCGGCGGGTCGCCGAGACCGAAAAGCGCCTGGACAATCGCATCACCGAGGTGGAAGCGCGTCTGGAGCAGCGCATCACGGAGGAGGTGGCGAAGCTGGACCGTCGGATTACGGAGGAGGTGTCGCATCTGGAACAACGCATCGCTGCCGTAGAGGTGAAGCTTGACCGCCGAATTGCCGAGGTAGAGGCAAAGTTTAATGGCCGGATCTCCAAGGTTGAAGCGAAGCTCGACGGCCGGATCGCCGAAGTGGAGGCGAAGCTCGACAGCCGGATTGCCGAGGTGGAGGCGAAGCTTGATAGCCGGATTGCCGAGGTGAAAGTGATGCTAAGCGAGCGGTATGCAAGTCTGGTGCGCTGGATGTTTATTTTCTGGGCGGGACAGATCGGGGTGATTGTGGCGCTGTTTGCGCTGCTGCGTTGA
- the ptsP gene encoding phosphoenolpyruvate--protein phosphotransferase: MEQRSIQAEAQERIFVGIPAAPGIAIGPAYLFNKREVVVEARRISEAEVAAELERFEQAVQRAERDLDKISSVAREKLGEESASVFEAQRLMLRDASVYDRIRDYIQTHRCNADYAVAHVLDEHIRRLEASNNAYLRERVADLIDVKERLIRHLRREKLLSAVDPEHIIVAENLTAADVVLFSRRGILGCATDHGGPTSHVSIMARALGVPAVVSLHGLSDSVQTGDLIILDGIQGRVVVNPRPETLALYRTRQERYRRLLQDQQHLIPLPAETLDGHCFVLRANLELIEELDLLKKFGAEGIGLFRTEVLFLMRGPLNVSEDYQLHVYRQIVERVKPNPTTFRLLDLGGDKMLPIAHREHNPFLGWRGLRVLLDRPELLLPQLRALLRASAYGPIRILVPMVTALDEYRRFQEVLEDVKAELRARGEPFDEAVPVGIMVEVPSVALMADLFAEEVDFFSIGTNDLTQYTLAVDRGNDLVAPLYEALHPAVLRLVKHTIDAGHRHGIPVSLCGELAGDPQATPILAGMGLDEFSAAPPYLPEVKRVIRAMQFREAQELAEQALQCRTASEVTALVNAWLQEHGCGLLQYMQADEPTAGNGRAEASSLQES; this comes from the coding sequence ATGGAGCAGCGATCGATCCAGGCGGAAGCGCAGGAACGCATTTTTGTCGGGATCCCGGCCGCGCCGGGCATTGCGATCGGTCCGGCCTATCTGTTCAATAAGCGGGAGGTGGTGGTGGAAGCCCGGCGCATCTCGGAGGCCGAGGTGGCGGCCGAGCTGGAACGCTTCGAGCAGGCGGTGCAACGGGCCGAGCGCGACCTGGACAAGATCAGTTCGGTGGCCCGGGAAAAGCTCGGCGAGGAAAGCGCCTCGGTCTTCGAAGCGCAGCGCCTGATGTTGCGCGACGCATCGGTCTACGACCGGATCCGCGACTACATCCAGACGCATCGCTGCAATGCCGACTATGCCGTGGCGCACGTGCTGGACGAGCACATTCGCCGCCTGGAAGCCAGCAACAACGCCTACCTGCGCGAGCGCGTGGCCGATCTGATTGACGTCAAAGAACGGCTGATCCGGCATCTTCGTCGCGAAAAGCTGCTCTCGGCTGTCGATCCCGAGCACATCATCGTGGCCGAAAACCTTACGGCTGCCGATGTGGTGCTCTTCAGCCGCCGGGGCATTCTGGGCTGTGCCACCGACCATGGCGGACCCACTTCGCACGTGTCGATCATGGCGCGGGCGCTGGGCGTGCCCGCCGTGGTGAGTCTGCACGGCCTCTCGGACAGCGTGCAGACCGGCGATCTGATCATCCTCGACGGCATTCAGGGACGCGTCGTCGTCAACCCGCGCCCCGAAACGCTGGCCCTGTACCGGACCCGCCAAGAGCGCTATCGCCGCCTGCTGCAGGACCAGCAGCACCTGATTCCGCTGCCGGCCGAAACGCTCGACGGCCATTGCTTCGTGCTACGCGCCAACCTGGAGCTGATCGAAGAACTGGATCTGCTGAAAAAATTCGGCGCCGAGGGTATTGGCCTGTTCCGGACCGAGGTGCTCTTTCTGATGCGGGGACCGCTGAACGTCTCCGAAGACTACCAGCTGCACGTGTACCGCCAGATCGTCGAGCGCGTCAAACCGAACCCGACTACGTTCCGGTTGCTCGACCTGGGCGGCGACAAGATGCTTCCGATCGCACACCGCGAGCACAACCCGTTTCTGGGCTGGCGCGGGCTGCGTGTGCTGCTGGACCGCCCCGAACTGCTGTTGCCGCAACTACGCGCGCTGCTGCGGGCCAGCGCCTACGGGCCGATTCGCATCCTGGTACCGATGGTCACGGCCTTGGACGAATACCGTCGGTTCCAGGAAGTGCTCGAAGACGTCAAGGCCGAACTGCGCGCGCGGGGCGAACCCTTCGACGAAGCGGTGCCGGTGGGGATCATGGTGGAAGTGCCTTCGGTAGCGCTCATGGCCGATCTGTTCGCCGAAGAAGTGGACTTCTTCTCGATCGGCACGAACGACCTGACGCAGTACACGCTGGCCGTCGATCGCGGTAACGACCTGGTGGCGCCACTTTACGAAGCGCTGCATCCGGCCGTGTTGCGTCTGGTCAAGCACACGATCGACGCCGGCCATCGGCACGGCATCCCGGTGAGTCTGTGCGGCGAACTGGCCGGCGATCCGCAGGCCACGCCGATCCTGGCCGGCATGGGACTGGACGAGTTCAGTGCGGCGCCGCCGTATCTGCCCGAGGTGAAGCGCGTCATCCGGGCCATGCAGTTCCGCGAAGCGCAGGAGCTGGCCGAACAGGCGCTTCAGTGCCGCACGGCTTCAGAGGTGACCGCACTGGTCAACGCGTGGTTGCAGGAGCATGGCTGTGGTCTGCTGCAGTACATGCAGGCCGACGAACCGACCGCCGGTAACGGCCGCGCAGAAGCTTCCAGTTTGCAGGAATCCTGA
- a CDS encoding bifunctional phosphoglucose/phosphomannose isomerase, with amino-acid sequence MRLEDIRRVDPQGMYDAIRDFPEQWRRGRELARDFDPGFTVEGKDHLVVAGMGGSAIGGDLLRTLVADTARLPVTVVRHYQLPGFVTERSVVIASSYSGNTEETLAAFEEARARGATVVCVASGGELLRRARAEGLPYLQIPGGLQPRAALGYSFTALLTIAEHIGLVAPDEAAWNETQELLEQQSEVFGDPSGNDALELAEALQDRLPFIYSGTGLMEAVNLRWRCQIQENAKRLASGNVYPELNHNEIMGWEYPGPLHEMIGVIVLRDREDHPRVQQRMEVTRELISDRAGYWAEVQSQGESRLARMMSLVNLGDWVSLYLAVLLGVDPTPVPLIGQLKETLARV; translated from the coding sequence ATGCGACTCGAAGACATTCGCCGGGTAGATCCTCAGGGGATGTACGACGCCATCCGGGATTTCCCGGAGCAGTGGCGTCGGGGCCGAGAACTGGCCCGCGACTTCGATCCGGGCTTTACGGTCGAGGGCAAAGACCACCTGGTCGTCGCGGGCATGGGCGGTTCGGCCATCGGAGGCGACCTGCTGCGCACGCTGGTGGCCGACACGGCCCGCCTGCCGGTGACCGTCGTCCGGCACTACCAGTTGCCGGGCTTTGTGACGGAGCGTTCGGTCGTGATCGCTTCGAGCTATTCGGGCAATACGGAAGAAACGCTGGCCGCCTTCGAAGAGGCGCGGGCACGGGGCGCGACGGTCGTCTGCGTGGCATCGGGTGGTGAGCTACTGCGACGCGCCCGGGCCGAAGGGCTCCCGTATTTGCAGATCCCGGGTGGTTTGCAGCCACGGGCTGCGCTGGGCTATTCATTCACGGCGCTGCTGACCATCGCCGAGCACATCGGCCTGGTGGCACCCGACGAGGCGGCCTGGAACGAAACGCAGGAGCTGCTGGAGCAGCAGAGCGAAGTCTTCGGCGATCCGTCCGGCAACGACGCGCTGGAGCTGGCCGAGGCGTTGCAGGATCGCCTGCCCTTCATCTACAGCGGGACCGGACTCATGGAGGCCGTCAACCTGCGCTGGCGCTGCCAGATTCAGGAAAACGCCAAGCGGCTGGCCTCCGGTAACGTCTATCCCGAGTTGAACCACAACGAAATCATGGGTTGGGAGTACCCCGGCCCGCTGCACGAGATGATCGGGGTGATTGTGCTGCGCGACCGCGAGGATCATCCCCGCGTCCAGCAGCGCATGGAGGTGACGCGCGAGTTGATCTCGGACCGGGCCGGCTACTGGGCCGAGGTGCAGAGCCAGGGCGAAAGTCGTCTGGCCCGGATGATGTCGCTGGTGAACCTGGGCGACTGGGTCAGCCTGTACCTGGCCGTGCTGCTGGGTGTGGATCCGACACCGGTGCCGCTGATCGGACAGCTCAAAGAAACGCTGGCGCGTGTGTAA
- a CDS encoding 5'-nucleotidase, lipoprotein e(P4) family: MVWMAGVLVLVGCTGSRPVSQRPGLLSTRWVQTSAEYTALALQAYEMARRQLVQALSDSTWTAYPAQADAPDLARRPPAVIVDVDETVLDNSPYQAWLVATGRTFAPESWARWVQAAQAEPVPGAVVFVQEARRHGVQVFYVTNRTADLEEATRRNLQAVGFPLPDTLDVILTRGERPEWASSDKEPRRVFLGQRYRILLQIGDQLGDFMSDPETRAEARRALVRRYRSWWGTRWIVLPNPQYGAWQRAPDSLRTWPGN; the protein is encoded by the coding sequence ATGGTATGGATGGCCGGGGTGCTGGTGCTGGTCGGTTGTACTGGTAGCCGTCCGGTCTCGCAACGTCCCGGCCTGCTGAGTACGCGCTGGGTGCAGACGTCGGCCGAGTACACCGCGCTGGCGCTGCAGGCTTACGAGATGGCCCGGCGCCAGCTCGTGCAGGCGCTGTCCGACAGCACCTGGACGGCCTACCCGGCGCAGGCCGACGCGCCGGATCTGGCCCGGCGTCCGCCGGCCGTGATCGTGGACGTGGACGAGACCGTGCTCGACAACAGCCCCTATCAGGCCTGGCTCGTTGCGACGGGCCGGACTTTTGCGCCGGAGAGCTGGGCGCGCTGGGTGCAGGCTGCACAGGCCGAACCTGTGCCCGGTGCTGTCGTGTTCGTACAGGAGGCGCGCCGGCACGGCGTCCAGGTCTTTTATGTGACCAACCGCACGGCCGACCTGGAGGAGGCCACCCGTCGTAACCTGCAGGCCGTCGGCTTCCCACTGCCGGACACGCTCGACGTAATCCTGACGCGTGGCGAGCGGCCCGAATGGGCATCTTCCGACAAAGAACCGCGCCGGGTATTCCTGGGCCAGCGCTATCGCATCCTGCTCCAGATCGGCGACCAGCTGGGCGACTTTATGTCCGATCCTGAAACCAGAGCCGAAGCACGGCGAGCACTGGTCCGGCGTTATCGCTCCTGGTGGGGCACGCGCTGGATCGTCCTGCCCAATCCGCAATACGGCGCCTGGCAGCGCGCACCGGATAGCCTCCGAACCTGGCCGGGCAATTGA
- a CDS encoding DEDD exonuclease domain-containing protein — protein sequence MQLDAVSFVVVDTETTGSGPADRIIELAAVRVQGGRIVERFATLINPGRSVPPFITRLTGITTAMLVGRPSADEVLPDFLDFLGDGVLVAHNLAFDRKMLEAELQRIGLAWPGNPALCTLRLARRLLPGLPAKGLDGLIRFYQIPVENRHRALGDAEATAHVLLRLLEEARRQYGIDTLEALLTFQQQRYPQYKNASPLVRLRETLLPRLPEAPGVYLFRDEHGRLLYVGKARNLQARVRQHLTAVEAHPPRLRQMVSEIRQIEWHVTATELEALLEESRLIKQHQPRYNRLQRRYRTRPFLRLALHETPPVLSLTPVLLDDGAEYYGPLPGRRQGRRALEALQEIFRLPRQNAHLVLMGRCPLAGGELCTNACADGEAEAVACVRRLLRGGCTHPLSWLETQMRAAAARLEFEAAARYRDQLRLLTRLLERPLLADASVLEREAVVLVRETPDRLACCLVQAGRPVAVRALPFPPSQDAIDALVAWVREHLAAKRSPAAYHHAETDAMQLLAHWMHLHRGRLRLLRRRPDEPMASFCRRLRHGLRHLVPDQTEPDASGASEGGA from the coding sequence ATGCAGCTCGACGCCGTTTCGTTCGTCGTCGTCGATACCGAGACGACGGGCTCCGGGCCTGCCGATCGGATCATCGAGCTGGCAGCCGTGCGTGTGCAGGGCGGCCGGATCGTCGAGCGCTTCGCCACGCTCATCAACCCCGGCCGCTCGGTACCTCCCTTCATCACGCGCCTGACCGGTATCACCACGGCTATGCTGGTGGGCAGGCCTTCGGCCGACGAGGTGCTACCGGACTTTCTGGACTTTCTGGGCGACGGCGTGCTGGTGGCGCACAACCTGGCCTTCGACCGCAAAATGCTGGAGGCCGAGCTGCAACGGATCGGCCTTGCCTGGCCCGGCAACCCCGCGTTGTGCACGCTCAGGCTGGCGCGTCGGCTGCTGCCCGGCCTGCCCGCAAAAGGGCTCGACGGCCTGATTCGCTTCTATCAGATCCCTGTAGAAAACCGACATCGGGCCCTGGGCGACGCCGAGGCGACCGCCCACGTGCTGCTGCGTCTGCTGGAGGAAGCGCGCCGACAGTACGGGATCGATACGCTGGAGGCGCTGCTGACCTTCCAGCAGCAGCGCTATCCGCAGTACAAAAACGCAAGCCCGCTGGTGCGGCTGCGTGAAACGCTGCTGCCGCGGCTGCCCGAAGCGCCCGGCGTCTATCTGTTCCGGGACGAGCACGGGCGGCTTCTGTATGTGGGCAAGGCCCGCAACCTGCAGGCCCGCGTGCGTCAGCACCTGACGGCCGTTGAGGCCCATCCACCCCGGCTGCGCCAGATGGTGAGTGAGATTCGCCAGATCGAATGGCACGTGACGGCCACCGAACTGGAAGCCCTGCTGGAAGAATCCCGGCTCATCAAGCAGCACCAGCCCCGCTACAACCGGTTGCAGCGTCGCTACCGCACCCGACCTTTTCTGCGACTGGCGCTGCACGAAACCCCGCCCGTGCTCTCGCTTACGCCCGTGCTGCTCGACGACGGCGCCGAGTACTACGGTCCGCTGCCGGGGCGGCGTCAGGGACGTCGTGCGCTGGAAGCCCTGCAGGAGATTTTTCGGCTGCCCCGCCAGAATGCCCATCTGGTGCTGATGGGTCGTTGTCCACTTGCCGGCGGCGAGCTCTGCACGAATGCCTGCGCCGACGGGGAGGCCGAAGCGGTCGCCTGTGTGCGCCGGTTGCTCCGGGGAGGGTGTACGCATCCGCTTTCGTGGCTTGAGACGCAGATGCGGGCGGCCGCCGCCCGGCTGGAATTCGAAGCGGCGGCTCGCTACCGGGACCAACTCCGCCTGCTTACCCGCCTGCTGGAGCGGCCGCTACTGGCCGATGCGTCCGTGCTGGAGCGCGAGGCCGTGGTGCTCGTGCGCGAGACGCCCGACCGACTGGCCTGTTGCCTGGTGCAGGCGGGCCGCCCGGTGGCCGTTCGCGCCCTGCCGTTTCCGCCCTCACAGGACGCCATCGACGCACTCGTTGCCTGGGTTCGCGAACACCTTGCTGCGAAACGGTCTCCTGCAGCCTATCATCACGCCGAGACCGACGCCATGCAACTCCTGGCGCACTGGATGCATCTTCACCGCGGACGACTCCGGCTGCTGCGTCGCCGTCCGGATGAGCCCATGGCATCCTTCTGCCGCCGCCTCCGCCACGGTTTACGCCATCTTGTCCCTGATCAGACAGAACCTGACGCTTCCGGCGCATCGGAGGGCGGCGCATAA
- a CDS encoding alkaline phosphatase, which translates to MRWILLFLVMLLGVGEGARAQSPRPKNLILMIADGCGPASITMARDYARAVLGREELTLDAIQTGAVRTASASSRVTDSAAGATAYACGVKTYNGAIAVDTAGRPLATLLEAAKARGMATGLVATSRISHATPAAFAAHVPQRAMESEIAAQMLAQRVDVLLGGGWSYFLPTAEGGRRQDGRNLLREAEAMGYQVVRTAADFRRGVRRPVLGLFGPSHLPYEIDRDPEEVPSLAEMTRAALELLADDPDGFFLMVEGSRIDHAGHANDAAAHVREVLAYDEAVAVALDFARRDGQTLVVSVADHETGGLSLGRNVNGRGVYDWHPEVLARVQASYERLIPALRRSERPDSLLQAWLGLDSLRADEQALVAQATAEPDTWAEVVTELIGRRAVVGWTSNGHTAVDVNLYAFGPGAERLVGSFENDELGRLLAELMGFDLPALTETLRREEAVGESH; encoded by the coding sequence ATGCGCTGGATATTGCTGTTTTTGGTGATGCTGTTGGGGGTCGGAGAAGGGGCTCGGGCCCAGTCGCCGCGTCCGAAGAACCTGATCCTGATGATTGCCGACGGGTGTGGTCCGGCCAGCATCACGATGGCCCGTGACTATGCCCGGGCCGTGCTGGGACGTGAGGAACTGACGCTGGATGCCATTCAGACCGGTGCCGTGCGTACTGCTTCGGCCTCCAGCCGGGTGACCGACTCGGCCGCCGGGGCGACGGCCTATGCCTGCGGCGTCAAGACCTACAACGGCGCGATTGCCGTCGATACGGCCGGACGCCCACTCGCCACGTTGCTCGAAGCGGCAAAAGCGCGTGGGATGGCGACCGGGCTGGTGGCGACCAGCCGGATCTCACACGCCACGCCGGCCGCCTTCGCCGCCCATGTGCCGCAGCGCGCCATGGAAAGCGAAATCGCCGCGCAGATGCTGGCGCAACGCGTCGATGTGCTGCTGGGGGGTGGCTGGAGCTATTTCCTGCCGACCGCGGAGGGCGGACGGAGACAGGACGGCCGCAATCTGCTGCGCGAAGCCGAAGCGATGGGCTACCAGGTAGTGCGTACGGCCGCCGACTTCCGCCGGGGGGTGAGGAGACCGGTGCTGGGACTGTTCGGGCCAAGCCATCTGCCCTACGAGATTGACCGCGACCCGGAAGAGGTCCCCTCGCTGGCCGAGATGACCCGCGCGGCACTCGAGCTGCTGGCGGACGATCCGGACGGCTTCTTCCTGATGGTGGAGGGCAGCCGCATCGACCACGCCGGACATGCCAACGACGCCGCCGCCCACGTCCGCGAAGTGCTGGCTTACGATGAAGCCGTGGCCGTGGCGCTCGACTTTGCCCGCCGCGACGGACAGACGCTCGTCGTCTCGGTGGCCGACCACGAGACGGGCGGTCTGTCGCTGGGGCGCAACGTGAACGGCCGCGGCGTCTACGACTGGCACCCGGAAGTGCTGGCCCGCGTGCAGGCTTCCTACGAACGGCTTATCCCGGCACTGCGCCGTTCGGAGCGACCCGACTCGCTCCTGCAGGCCTGGCTCGGGCTCGACAGCCTGCGCGCCGACGAGCAGGCGCTCGTCGCGCAGGCCACGGCCGAACCCGACACCTGGGCCGAGGTGGTTACCGAGCTGATCGGTCGCCGGGCCGTGGTGGGCTGGACCTCGAATGGCCACACCGCTGTGGACGTCAATCTGTACGCCTTCGGACCCGGCGCCGAACGGCTGGTGGGCAGCTTCGAGAATGACGAACTCGGCCGCTTACTGGCCGAACTCATGGGTTTCGACCTGCCAGCCCTGACCGAGACGCTCCGGCGGGAGGAAGCCGTCGGCGAAAGCCACTGA